A single region of the Austwickia chelonae genome encodes:
- a CDS encoding cell division protein FtsQ/DivIB: MPRQPVMAVDRGQSLDLVDGDGAAYTSVSMAPQGVPTVAVAHGDDKREIVAAASAMRSLTDDQRSKVSSLEASSPDNVRFVVDGVAVVWGGAGQGRQKGLILTALLQQKGVKSINVSAPDAPVAS; encoded by the coding sequence GTGCCACGTCAGCCTGTGATGGCAGTCGACCGGGGTCAGTCTTTGGACCTCGTTGATGGCGATGGCGCTGCCTATACGTCTGTTTCGATGGCTCCGCAGGGCGTTCCTACGGTGGCCGTCGCACATGGCGATGACAAACGAGAGATCGTGGCGGCGGCTTCGGCGATGAGGTCCTTGACTGACGATCAGAGATCCAAGGTGTCGAGCCTGGAAGCTTCTTCCCCTGACAACGTGCGTTTTGTTGTTGATGGAGTGGCAGTGGTCTGGGGTGGCGCAGGGCAAGGCCGGCAGAAAGGTCTGATCTTGACTGCCCTACTCCAACAGAAAGGCGTCAAGTCGATCAACGTCAGCGCACCGGATGCTCCGGTCGCTTCATGA
- the ftsZ gene encoding cell division protein FtsZ, whose amino-acid sequence MAAPQNYLAVIKVVGIGGGGVNAINRMIEVGLKGVEFIAINTDAQALLMSDADLKLDVGRELTRGLGAGADPEVGRRAAEDHAEEIEEALKGADMVFVTAGEGGGTGTGGAPVVAKIAKGLGALTIGVVTRPFTFEGRRRANQAESGIGTLREEVDTLIVIPNDRLLSISDRAVSMLDAFRSADQVLLSGVQGITDLITTPGLINLDFADVKSVMQGAGSALMGIGSARGDERAVQAAELAISSPLLEASIDGAHGVLLSIQGGSDLGLFEINEAARLVQEAAHPEANIIFGAVIDDALGDEVRVTVIAAGFDSGGPQRTSERGLGQAAGSSQQRPTTPQQRPAAPQPQASRQVSPPVMQQPSSHPRLGQVMPPPPGRPVEPARLQSESARDVRPERKLERPAEAGNSAMNRPAEPARPPRTVTFDEADDLDVPDFLK is encoded by the coding sequence GTGGCAGCACCACAGAACTACTTGGCCGTGATCAAGGTCGTCGGCATCGGTGGCGGCGGTGTCAACGCGATCAACCGCATGATTGAGGTCGGCCTCAAGGGTGTCGAGTTCATCGCGATTAACACTGATGCCCAAGCGCTTCTGATGAGCGACGCTGATTTGAAGCTGGATGTGGGTCGTGAGTTGACCCGAGGACTAGGAGCAGGCGCAGACCCGGAAGTGGGTCGGCGCGCTGCCGAAGACCACGCCGAGGAGATCGAGGAAGCACTCAAGGGCGCTGACATGGTCTTCGTGACTGCAGGAGAAGGCGGTGGCACCGGTACCGGTGGAGCCCCTGTCGTAGCCAAGATCGCTAAGGGACTGGGGGCTCTGACTATTGGTGTGGTGACCCGTCCTTTCACCTTCGAGGGGCGACGCCGCGCGAACCAGGCCGAATCTGGGATCGGTACCTTGCGTGAAGAGGTTGACACTCTGATCGTGATCCCGAACGACCGGTTGTTGTCGATCAGCGATCGGGCTGTGAGTATGTTGGACGCTTTCCGCAGCGCTGATCAGGTGTTGCTCTCTGGCGTTCAGGGAATCACTGATTTGATCACGACTCCGGGTTTGATCAACCTGGACTTCGCTGATGTGAAGTCGGTGATGCAGGGCGCAGGGTCTGCCTTGATGGGGATTGGCTCGGCGCGAGGTGATGAGCGCGCGGTTCAAGCTGCAGAGTTGGCAATTTCTTCGCCACTCCTGGAGGCCAGTATCGATGGAGCGCACGGCGTTCTTCTGTCGATCCAAGGCGGTAGTGATCTGGGCCTCTTCGAGATTAATGAGGCCGCGCGGCTGGTTCAGGAAGCTGCCCATCCTGAGGCGAACATCATCTTCGGCGCGGTTATTGATGACGCTCTAGGAGATGAGGTCCGTGTGACCGTGATCGCCGCGGGTTTTGACTCGGGCGGCCCGCAGCGGACCAGTGAACGTGGTCTCGGCCAGGCCGCCGGCTCTTCTCAGCAGCGCCCGACTACCCCTCAGCAGCGCCCAGCAGCTCCGCAGCCGCAGGCATCTCGGCAGGTGTCTCCTCCTGTGATGCAGCAGCCTTCGTCGCATCCTCGCCTGGGACAGGTGATGCCGCCTCCTCCGGGGCGTCCGGTGGAACCGGCGCGACTTCAGTCTGAATCAGCCAGGGATGTGCGGCCGGAGCGGAAGTTGGAGCGTCCCGCTGAGGCTGGAAACTCGGCCATGAACCGCCCGGCTGAGCCTGCGAGGCCTCCCCGGACGGTGACTTTCGATGAAGCTGACGATCTGGACGTTCCTGATTTCCTGAAGTGA